The window GTTCATCGAAGCCGACGCTGATGTGAGGCTTGAACAGTTCGGTGATGTGCTGCAACCACCGTTCCCATGCTTGGAGGAGCTCTTATATGAGCCCCATGGATCGGGTGATATCCTTGGCTCCCCTCTCTTACTTATTCAGGTGACCCGTCTGATGTGTGGTGGATTCATCTTTGCTCTCCGGTTGAACCACACCATGAGCGATGCAGCTGGTTTGGTCCAGTTCATGTCAGCTGTGGCTGAGATGGCACGCGGAGCACAAGCTCCTTCTGTACCACCCGTGTGGAAGAGGGAGCTCCTTAACGCAGGGGACCCACCACGTGTGACTTTCTTGCACCATGAGTACGATGAAGTTTAGTTAGTAAAGTCGCGTATCATACGTGTATTATACGCGTTTCCgtatttttaaacgtataatactcccaTCCCCGTATTttcccgtatttttataaaaaaacgcgTTTTTTAAGCAAGCACGTATTATACTCGaataatacacgtattatacgttttttttataaaaaaaaaattatccaaaagattagaatttagggaaacgatttcactttccctttcgtccctttcgatttgggttgaacatccaaccgtagcaggcaaaagtagccgccctccatctccaatcatcctcgccatctctgttcaacaaagcggcacttaagtcttgtactctcctcttgtttctctggtctttcaacttgctcatgtcattttcagacaatctacattcatttcttgtagattattgatattttggtatgttaaatgataatcttagagatgttatatagcatattatattattgtgtttattttagttaataaaatcatgatattattttgtttattaggtggtgaatgcatgttatataatgaatatatgtccgttttttttaaagtattattgccgtctatgccgtattatatccgtattaaacgcgtaccgtattattatcgtatgcattttatgaagtcggatttttgaaaagtattattaccgtctaatccgtttaactgccgtacgtatccgttcccgttcaattgccgttcccaaacttactaactaagcgATGAAGTGCCTGACACGAAGGGCACACTCACAGTCACCGACGACATGGCCTAccgttctttcttctttggcCCCTCTGATGTGGCAGCTTTGCGGAAGCATATTCCTTCGCACCTACGCACGTGTTCTACGTTTGAGTTGCTGACAGCTTGCCTTTGGCGTTGCCGCACAATCGCAATCCAACCCGACCCGGAAGAGGACATGCGTATGATTTGTCTCGTCAACGCACGTGCCAAGTTCCAACCACCACTTCCGGTTGGATACTATGGCAACGCGTTTGGTTTGGCGATGGCAGTGTCAACGGCCGCAAAACTGCGTCAAAATCAGTTAGGATACGCATTGGAATTGGTGAAGAAAGCCAAAGCCGAGGTGACTGAGGAGTATATGAGATCAGTGGCAAATCTTATGGTGATGAAGGGGAGGCCCCACTTTACACTTGTGAGAACCTATGTGGCTTCGGATCTGACACGTGCGGGGTTTAGAGACGTGGATTTCGGGTGGGGGAAAGCGATATATGGTGGGGCAGCGAAAGGTGGTGTAGGAACAAATCCAGGGCTGTTGAGCTTTTACGTACCGTTCAGGAACCATAAAGGGCAAGATGGGATTGTAGTGCCGGTTAACTTGCCTGGGCCCGCAATGGAGAGGtttatgagagagattgaaatCATGCTCAAAGAACCTCCATTGGATCGGTATGATAATACGAAGGCCGCTTTTATAACATCCTCTATGTAAATCAATGTTTTATGTCTATGTCTGATCCATGGTTTTAGGATCTTTGTTTATCTCAATTATGAGTTTCTCACGTTATCTTAAATAAAATGTCTCtta is drawn from Telopea speciosissima isolate NSW1024214 ecotype Mountain lineage chromosome 1, Tspe_v1, whole genome shotgun sequence and contains these coding sequences:
- the LOC122657503 gene encoding benzyl alcohol O-benzoyltransferase-like, encoding MASSSSSSSPSLGFQVQRREPELVIPAKPTPHEFKYLSDIDDQEGLRFQIPVIQFYRNEPTMRGKDPVTVIRKAIAEALVFYYPFAGRLKEVHGRKLVVECTGEGIVFIEADADVRLEQFGDVLQPPFPCLEELLYEPHGSGDILGSPLLLIQVTRLMCGGFIFALRLNHTMSDAAGLVQFMSAVAEMARGAQAPSVPPVWKRELLNAGDPPRVTFLHHEYDEVYDEVPDTKGTLTVTDDMAYRSFFFGPSDVAALRKHIPSHLRTCSTFELLTACLWRCRTIAIQPDPEEDMRMICLVNARAKFQPPLPVGYYGNAFGLAMAVSTAAKLRQNQLGYALELVKKAKAEVTEEYMRSVANLMVMKGRPHFTLVRTYVASDLTRAGFRDVDFGWGKAIYGGAAKGGVGTNPGLLSFYVPFRNHKGQDGIVVPVNLPGPAMERFMREIEIMLKEPPLDRYDNTKAAFITSSM